A single window of Actinomycetota bacterium DNA harbors:
- the pxpA gene encoding 5-oxoprolinase subunit PxpA, which yields MTIDLNADVGEGNDDLAIFPLVTSVSIACGAHAGDEATMDRSIREAARLGVVVGAHPGYPDREGKGRRSLAASPAELHASLLEQIRTLARICVRQGVPLAHVKPHGALYNQAADDPALADVVANAVKAADPTLRLVGLAGSALLAAASDAGLSVAAEAFADRRYLATGRLASRDHPDALIVDPAEAARQAVALATGQEIGTLDGDRLKVRAETICVHADTPGAVDIARAVRLSLEEAGVQVAALHAG from the coding sequence TCGGTGAGGGGAACGACGACCTCGCGATCTTCCCCCTCGTCACCTCGGTGAGCATCGCCTGCGGAGCCCACGCGGGCGACGAGGCGACGATGGATCGCTCGATCCGCGAGGCAGCCCGGCTCGGCGTGGTCGTGGGTGCGCACCCCGGCTATCCCGACCGAGAAGGGAAAGGCCGTCGAAGCCTCGCAGCTTCGCCTGCCGAGCTGCACGCCTCCCTCCTCGAGCAGATCCGCACCCTCGCGCGGATCTGCGTGAGGCAAGGCGTCCCCCTGGCACATGTCAAACCTCACGGCGCGCTCTACAACCAGGCGGCGGACGATCCTGCGCTTGCGGACGTCGTCGCGAACGCGGTGAAAGCCGCGGACCCCACCCTCCGCCTCGTCGGCCTCGCGGGGTCGGCGCTGCTCGCGGCGGCGTCGGATGCCGGCCTCTCCGTGGCAGCAGAGGCGTTCGCCGATCGTCGTTACCTCGCGACCGGCCGCCTCGCGTCGCGCGACCATCCGGATGCGCTCATCGTGGACCCGGCAGAAGCCGCTCGCCAAGCGGTTGCGCTCGCCACCGGACAGGAGATAGGGACGCTCGACGGCGACCGCCTGAAGGTCCGTGCGGAAACGATCTGCGTACACGCCGACACGCCCGGCGCGGTCGACATCGCGCGCGCCGTACGGCTCTCGCTAGAAGAAGCCGGCGTGCAGGTTGCCGCCCTGCACGCCGGCTGA